The proteins below come from a single Mucilaginibacter mali genomic window:
- a CDS encoding metallophosphoesterase has protein sequence MHNGGFIKVFLIIAAITLLMDWYVYHGLRTLTLDWSSKRWQGIVLYGYLIISVGVTVLFISGFGSFSTAQGMRPFHEYMLSLFISFFVTKLIFILVLFLGDIARFFVGIFNHIGTNKNTGERYFPSRRKFISELAVIIAAIPFSGFMYAILRGKYHYKVHRETLYFADLPQAFDGFTITQLSDIHSGSFDSAEAVQRGINLAQSQKSDLFVFTGDLVNNAAFEIEPYIERFRQLKSPFGQFSILGNHDYGDYIHWDSEAEKAANLQQLKANHWAMDYKLMLDENVTLEKGGEKISLIGVQNWGHGFKKVGDLEKALQGVDPKAFKILLSHDPTHWEEIVKTHPANIHLTLSGHTHGAQFGIEAAGLRWSPVQYRYKHWGGLAKFHNRYLYINRGFGFLAFSGRLGIWPEITVITLKRGSSLKSSPETV, from the coding sequence ATGCATAACGGTGGATTTATAAAAGTTTTCCTCATCATAGCTGCCATCACTTTACTGATGGATTGGTACGTGTACCATGGCCTGCGCACTTTAACCTTAGACTGGTCGTCCAAGCGTTGGCAGGGCATTGTGCTTTATGGTTACCTTATTATATCGGTAGGTGTTACGGTGTTGTTTATCAGTGGGTTCGGCAGCTTCAGTACCGCGCAGGGCATGCGGCCCTTTCACGAGTATATGCTGAGCCTGTTCATTAGCTTTTTTGTAACCAAACTGATATTTATACTGGTGCTGTTCCTTGGCGATATCGCGCGCTTTTTTGTGGGGATATTTAACCATATCGGCACCAATAAAAACACCGGCGAGCGTTACTTCCCCTCGCGCCGTAAGTTTATCAGTGAGCTGGCGGTGATCATCGCCGCTATACCGTTCAGCGGTTTTATGTATGCCATACTGCGCGGGAAATATCATTATAAAGTACATCGTGAAACCCTGTACTTTGCCGATCTGCCGCAGGCGTTTGATGGCTTTACCATTACCCAGCTATCGGATATCCACTCGGGCAGCTTTGATAGCGCCGAGGCGGTACAACGTGGCATTAACCTGGCGCAGTCGCAAAAAAGCGATCTGTTTGTTTTTACCGGCGACCTGGTGAATAACGCAGCCTTTGAGATAGAACCCTATATCGAGCGCTTCCGCCAGTTGAAATCGCCGTTTGGGCAATTCTCTATTTTAGGCAATCACGATTATGGCGATTATATCCATTGGGATAGCGAAGCCGAAAAGGCCGCTAACCTGCAGCAGTTGAAAGCTAACCATTGGGCTATGGATTATAAACTGATGCTGGACGAGAACGTAACACTGGAAAAAGGCGGCGAAAAAATATCGCTGATCGGCGTGCAAAACTGGGGCCACGGCTTTAAAAAAGTAGGCGACCTGGAAAAGGCATTGCAAGGTGTTGACCCCAAGGCATTCAAGATCCTGCTCTCGCACGACCCAACCCATTGGGAGGAGATCGTTAAAACCCACCCGGCAAACATCCATCTTACACTGTCGGGACATACCCATGGGGCGCAGTTTGGTATCGAAGCGGCGGGCCTGCGCTGGAGCCCGGTGCAGTACCGTTACAAGCATTGGGGTGGTTTAGCCAAATTTCATAACCGTTACCTGTATATCAACCGCGGCTTTGGCTTCCTGGCATTTTCGGGCAGGCTGGGTATCTGGCCAGAGATTACGGTGATCACATTGAAGAGGGGTTCGTCTTTGAAATCATCGCCGGAGACAGTTTAA
- a CDS encoding HAD family hydrolase has translation MAITQNFDSIIFDLDGTLWDSTANVALAWQTAKSKVDYVKDDITQQTVRSITGMAYNVIFDTLYPYLDEERREEFKTLCAKHELEILHSKGGEFYPQLAETLAYLKSKYRLFIVSNCQRGYIEVFLGMEDMLSYFDGHQCYGTKGQPKYQNIMDVVTDFNLQTPVYIGDTTGDRDSAQKAGVPFIFADYGFGKVDDGYIARISRFGDLQQLL, from the coding sequence ATGGCAATTACGCAAAACTTCGATAGTATTATTTTTGATCTGGATGGTACCCTGTGGGATTCGACAGCTAACGTGGCCCTGGCCTGGCAAACGGCCAAAAGCAAGGTAGATTACGTGAAGGATGACATCACCCAACAAACCGTACGTTCTATTACCGGTATGGCTTATAATGTGATATTTGATACCCTGTACCCTTATCTTGACGAGGAACGCCGCGAAGAATTTAAAACCCTGTGCGCTAAGCACGAATTGGAGATACTACATAGCAAAGGTGGCGAGTTTTACCCCCAACTGGCCGAAACACTTGCCTACCTGAAAAGCAAGTATCGCCTCTTCATTGTCAGCAATTGCCAGCGCGGCTATATCGAAGTGTTTTTAGGTATGGAGGATATGCTGAGCTATTTTGATGGACACCAATGCTACGGCACTAAAGGGCAGCCTAAATATCAAAACATTATGGATGTAGTTACCGACTTTAACCTACAGACACCCGTTTACATTGGCGACACCACCGGCGACCGTGATTCGGCGCAAAAGGCAGGCGTGCCATTCATCTTTGCCGATTACGGCTTCGGGAAGGTTGATGATGGTTATATTGCCCGTATCAGTCGGTTTGGCGATTTGCAGCAATTGTTGTAA
- a CDS encoding DUF5686 and carboxypeptidase regulatory-like domain-containing protein, giving the protein MKKFLLLTVALFFSISLFAQQSGVSGLITDEAGRPVPFVSVHIKGTTRGTSANSEGRYTLPLPTGEYELLYKAIGFKQGSKTITIKGAETVNIQLKTETYELKNVTIRAGAEDPAYAIIRKAIKKRKGYLNEVKAFSCDVYIKGLQKLLDAPKRFLGRDINEVAREAGLDSNRRGIIYLSESESKYSFKRPNEEHEEMISSKVSGNNRAFSFNRASDFKVNFYENLLDWDGLSNRPFVSPIADNALFYYNYKYMGFTTENGETINKIKVIPKRAHDPVFDGYIYIIDDSWRLHSVDLSMSKRSNIFLLDTLKINQQFLPVDKNAWMPSSVKFEFTGGFLGFKFGGYFIGIFKNYDIEPGFAKNSFNEVMRITKGVNKKDSTYWQNSRPIPLTDEEITDYKKKDKLAARRESKPYLDSIDAKRNKFNIGKLIIGSGYSHYNRYDRESYHFNSLSQSLLFNTVEGFAIDYGAGFRKQIDSNTNRNLNLAGKIRYGFANQKWHGSIYGNISNRELSFNWAAGSDVVDMNDRQPISPWWNTTHSLLFRQNFEKLYDKQFANLGINTRVIGTWTAGINAEYANRKWLPNASNYSIFNPGNRQYTSNNPLQPNADVPLFAENQSFKVTLRTSYDFSNKYSTYPNGRRYEPSKYPRVDLNFTHAFSNVFGSDVDYSLVNADITKSNMNLGMLGKTSFYIGAGKFLSAKSLTYVDYRHFSGNEIRFYTADINKFMLLDYYTYSTPDQYLEGHFEQNFSGFFLNKLPLIRKLKLQEIVDVNYLTTPALHNYTELGFGVQYLGFRVMFAKSFNTGDNLSNALRIGVKL; this is encoded by the coding sequence ATGAAGAAATTCCTGCTATTAACTGTTGCCTTATTTTTTTCAATAAGTCTTTTTGCCCAGCAAAGTGGCGTTAGTGGTTTAATTACCGACGAAGCCGGTCGGCCCGTTCCATTTGTGAGCGTGCACATAAAAGGCACCACCCGCGGTACATCAGCCAATAGCGAGGGCCGCTACACCCTACCCCTTCCCACCGGCGAATATGAGCTATTATACAAAGCCATCGGTTTTAAGCAGGGCAGCAAAACCATCACTATTAAAGGCGCCGAAACGGTTAACATCCAACTGAAGACCGAAACCTACGAACTGAAGAACGTAACCATCCGCGCAGGCGCCGAGGATCCGGCCTATGCCATCATCCGTAAGGCTATTAAAAAACGTAAGGGCTACCTGAACGAGGTAAAGGCCTTTAGCTGCGATGTATATATCAAGGGTTTGCAAAAATTGCTGGACGCTCCTAAGCGCTTCCTTGGCCGCGATATTAATGAGGTGGCCCGCGAGGCTGGCCTGGATTCTAACCGCCGCGGTATTATTTACCTGTCGGAGTCCGAATCGAAATACAGTTTTAAGCGCCCTAACGAAGAGCACGAGGAAATGATCTCATCAAAGGTATCGGGCAATAACCGCGCGTTCAGCTTTAACCGCGCCAGCGATTTTAAAGTAAACTTTTACGAGAACCTGCTGGATTGGGACGGCCTGAGCAACCGCCCCTTCGTATCGCCCATTGCCGATAACGCCCTGTTTTACTACAACTATAAATACATGGGCTTCACTACCGAAAACGGCGAGACCATCAACAAGATAAAGGTGATCCCCAAGCGCGCGCACGACCCGGTTTTCGACGGTTACATCTACATTATTGATGATAGCTGGCGCCTGCACAGTGTGGACCTGTCCATGTCTAAGCGATCCAACATCTTCCTGCTGGATACGCTGAAGATCAACCAGCAGTTTTTACCGGTTGATAAAAACGCGTGGATGCCATCGTCGGTTAAGTTTGAATTTACGGGCGGCTTCCTGGGCTTCAAGTTTGGCGGCTATTTTATCGGCATCTTTAAAAATTACGATATCGAACCCGGCTTCGCCAAAAACTCGTTTAACGAGGTGATGCGCATTACCAAAGGCGTCAACAAAAAGGATTCGACCTATTGGCAAAACTCGCGCCCTATCCCACTAACCGACGAAGAGATCACCGATTACAAGAAAAAGGATAAACTGGCCGCCAGGCGCGAATCGAAGCCCTACCTCGATTCCATCGACGCGAAACGCAACAAGTTCAATATTGGCAAGCTGATCATCGGCAGTGGCTATTCTCATTACAACCGTTATGACAGGGAATCGTACCATTTCAATTCATTGAGCCAATCATTATTATTTAATACGGTGGAAGGTTTCGCAATTGATTATGGCGCCGGCTTCAGGAAGCAAATAGACAGTAATACCAACCGCAATTTAAACTTGGCTGGTAAGATCCGTTATGGCTTCGCCAATCAAAAATGGCATGGCAGCATTTATGGCAATATATCCAACCGCGAGTTATCATTTAACTGGGCGGCAGGCAGCGATGTGGTAGATATGAACGACCGCCAACCCATATCGCCCTGGTGGAATACCACGCACAGCTTACTGTTTCGCCAAAATTTCGAGAAACTCTACGATAAGCAATTTGCAAATTTAGGGATAAACACCCGTGTTATCGGCACCTGGACGGCCGGCATCAATGCCGAATATGCCAACCGCAAATGGTTGCCTAATGCATCAAACTATAGCATATTTAACCCGGGCAACAGGCAGTACACATCAAACAACCCGCTACAGCCTAATGCCGATGTGCCGCTTTTTGCCGAAAACCAATCGTTTAAGGTTACGCTGCGCACCAGTTACGATTTTAGCAACAAATACTCCACCTATCCCAACGGCCGCCGTTACGAGCCATCCAAATACCCGCGTGTAGATCTGAACTTTACGCACGCGTTTAGCAATGTATTTGGTTCGGATGTGGATTACAGCCTTGTTAATGCCGATATCACCAAAAGCAATATGAACCTGGGCATGCTGGGCAAAACATCGTTTTACATTGGCGCAGGCAAATTCTTATCAGCCAAAAGCCTGACTTATGTAGATTACCGCCACTTCTCGGGTAACGAGATCAGGTTTTATACCGCCGATATCAACAAATTCATGCTGCTGGACTACTACACCTACAGCACACCCGACCAGTACCTGGAGGGCCACTTCGAGCAAAACTTCTCGGGCTTTTTCCTCAACAAGCTACCGCTTATCCGTAAGCTAAAGCTACAGGAGATCGTAGATGTAAACTACCTCACCACCCCTGCCCTGCATAACTATACCGAACTGGGCTTCGGTGTGCAGTACCTGGGCTTCAGGGTGATGTTTGCCAAATCGTTCAACACAGGCGATAATTTGAGCAATGCGTTGCGGATTGGGGTGAAGCTTTAA
- the dapA gene encoding 4-hydroxy-tetrahydrodipicolinate synthase, with protein sequence MNTFYGTGVAMVTPFQADGQVDYEGLTNLINHLIDGGVEYLVSLGTTGESATLSKDEKKKVFEFTAKTVNKRVRLIAGIAGNNTYEVVEQLRAFDTTGYDAILSASPHYNKPTQEGIYQHYRALAENTPLPIILYNVPSRTGSTMSATTTLRLANDFKNIIGIKEASGSFDIFNQIMRDKPEGFMLISGDDAITLPMMALGAVGHISVVGNALPRQSSDMVRLCLQGDFKAATKLHSSLVEFTHLMFIDGSPAGVKTALKQLGVCGDVVRLPLVQVGAKTAEAIINETQKISAEKIFA encoded by the coding sequence ATGAACACATTTTACGGGACCGGGGTGGCTATGGTAACCCCTTTTCAGGCAGACGGACAGGTTGATTACGAGGGTTTAACAAACCTCATCAACCATTTGATTGACGGCGGCGTGGAGTACTTAGTATCATTAGGTACAACAGGCGAAAGCGCTACTTTAAGTAAGGACGAGAAGAAGAAGGTATTTGAGTTTACTGCCAAAACCGTAAATAAGCGTGTCAGGTTAATAGCCGGTATTGCCGGTAATAACACTTACGAAGTGGTTGAGCAATTGCGCGCGTTCGATACTACCGGTTACGATGCCATCCTGTCGGCCAGCCCGCATTATAATAAACCAACGCAGGAAGGTATTTACCAGCACTACCGCGCCCTTGCAGAAAATACACCATTGCCTATTATTTTATATAACGTACCCAGCCGCACCGGCAGCACCATGAGCGCTACCACCACCCTGCGCCTGGCGAATGATTTTAAAAACATCATTGGTATAAAAGAGGCTTCGGGCAGCTTTGATATTTTTAACCAGATCATGCGCGATAAACCGGAGGGTTTTATGCTGATATCGGGCGATGACGCGATTACCCTGCCCATGATGGCCCTGGGTGCCGTAGGTCATATCTCGGTTGTGGGCAACGCGCTGCCAAGGCAATCGTCGGATATGGTGCGCTTGTGCCTGCAGGGCGATTTTAAGGCTGCTACCAAACTGCACAGCAGCCTGGTTGAGTTTACCCATCTGATGTTTATTGATGGTAGCCCGGCCGGCGTTAAAACCGCGCTGAAGCAATTAGGCGTTTGCGGCGATGTGGTACGCTTACCACTGGTGCAGGTGGGCGCCAAAACCGCCGAAGCTATTATTAACGAAACGCAAAAAATATCGGCAGAAAAAATATTTGCATAA
- a CDS encoding histone H1, whose product MKKFNEVKSLIASLEADAEKFYNKGNSAAGTRVRKGMQELKNLAQAIRLEVQEAKNKE is encoded by the coding sequence ATGAAAAAATTTAATGAAGTGAAGAGCCTGATCGCATCGCTGGAAGCTGATGCCGAAAAATTTTACAACAAAGGCAACAGCGCTGCCGGTACGCGTGTGCGTAAAGGTATGCAGGAACTGAAAAACCTGGCACAAGCCATACGTTTAGAAGTACAGGAAGCTAAAAACAAAGAATAG